The Panicum virgatum strain AP13 chromosome 3N, P.virgatum_v5, whole genome shotgun sequence genome includes the window cgcccgtccttgcgcgacgccgctgctgctttcctcgcctataaaaggagcaaggccgtgacgagccccgtcaccagccaagcacaccgagccgcttcgctccgctagctgaaccactcctcccgagcccagctcactcacgagacgaagctccaacagttgaccctcttcctcgagctgttccgcgccaaggtgagatggcaggcagctcccccgaccattaactccacaacaaagacccaaaacacccaccaggccgtgagcacttaatccaaatcattctaccaaccaatactgtaaactcaatatctccttcatatcaactcctcttcacctaactctttttccttaactctcctcaaatcatatactatctattcctcctattttcgtctccatttgagcttattgcttgcttgtgtttgtttgccggttgtgccgttttcgctcatagatcacggagtgaccgaggaggagcctgccaaggagccagaagaccctaccacgagcaggaagccgccgccgacgacgcgtacgcaagcgaaggcaagtttcatcgacccctacgtgagcggttgcatccatgtgaggacgttttgctgtagcctgggtctaggatcgattacatataccagtacttgagtgattgagtgtgctcatacatgcatatgagtagttatgcatacccagagttgagactaggatatgaagggttttggatgaggctagggcagctgggtatgctggagccggcgctaccgtggtggtagactggcaggtgagtgctaccgtggtggtaggctcgagttgacatgttgagggatggttgctgccctggtgaaccataaggaccgagttgttttgacatctcacctagcttactttcggtacgaccacatgagtttgtatgggcaaaccttagcctaatcccactggctaacctggtagtcgtccgagGTGGATATGTTTTGGGGAGAGACCTGGAATGGTCCAGACCCGAGGGTTTGggggcgactagtcggggttgagccacggctgggtgtcggctatgacggagccgtctctggacggtgaagtgcgtgtgggtaaagcgtacaacctctacagagtgtataatccattcgaatggtccgtgtccacggtttggacaggctacggtgtggtcctgacaactagtgagctacctattgtgagttgtgtcgggaagagttgcataccattagttgcattgttagtagaatgtgcttattatgtgtcgtgcatgtcagtcccctcccgtagggtgaggtggagcttgctgagtacttttgtactcacccctgttgatttttctccagaggatcctgactttgtgccagaagactacgagtagatcgtgtccgcacccaagctgatcgagtggagccgtgatggatgaagagctagtcctacatgtcgctatgctagttgttatcctatggttgttctgtgtagctttgtgttgccactttactcctcatgtacgtgttaaataaagctctgtatgactctggactccacttgatgtaacatgtattatgccggggACTTTATTCGGTagttaatacatggtttagccttgatcttcgggtcggggcgcttcagttGTAGATGCCGCAAGATCGTTTGTGaggccaaattttttttctcctaCTCATTTATCTAGATCCCACTTGTCAGAGACATGATACGAACGTCTGTTGCCCTAAATATTATCTGGGTCTTACTGACTTATATATTCTGATATGTGGACTTTTGAACTCATGATTGAACAATTATGGATTCATGAACATGGATAACAGGAGTCAATATGATGATTATATGTAAAACTTTGTTGCACAGTGGAGTTCATACTTAGCTTGAATTCCAATATAAAAGTATAACTGAAATGACAAAGAGACGAATGTAAAGGAAaatagggaaaagaaaaaaaatgatatttggtcctggttggtaacaccaaccgggaccgaAGGCGACCAAAGGTGCCTAGTTATCCCGGTTGCCTGACTCAGGGCCTTTAGTCCCAAATTTGGCTATACCAATTGAAATCGGGACAATAAGGGTTTTCCAACCGGACAAATCAAGCTTTCTATTACAGTGCGACCACTTCACCCAAGATCAATTAGAAGAGGAAGGGCCACATGCATGCATTATTTTAATTTAGAATCAAACTATGAATAAGTGTTTTTATTGAGCAGCGAACTGTTTTCATAATGATATTAAATGGAAAACGAACATAAGATGCTGACATGGTTTACTTTATCGGACGATATCGGCCGAAATTGCcgatattttccttttatccTTAGGGTCCGATAAAATTAGATATCGGTCAAATTTTTCCTATTTATCCTGCTTCTATACAGACAGCTCAAATTCACCATGCAACGATTTCGCATTTATAATATTCTATTCTTATTTTATCTATGAATAAGTGATGTTTAATAGCTtagaatagtttcaattcaaattctacaatttttaaaaaaataatttgaatTTGGTCCGATATTTCCGATATATCTTGTTTATCCTATTTGTCTATGACCTCTGATAAATTTTTAATTCCGATAACGAAAACCTTGGATGCTTAGACTATACACATAAATATATAACAAATGGCGAATTACACCCAGATCAAACGCGGCCGCCTGAACTTACGGAAGAAACGTTCAGATCGACTGACTGCCGCGCTGCTTAACCGCGGCACTGGTATATGGCCTGGCAGCCGTTGCTGCAGGCCTGCCCGCGGGCGGGGCACGGGCCATAGCAGGCGGCCTTGCTCGCGGCAAGAGCGCCGTAGTCGATGTACCCGCCGCTGTACAGCGCCCTCCTCCGCGGgtacgccgcctcctcctcgccctccaACACGGAGCTGCTCGCGTCGTCCTCGACGCGCCGCAGCACGTGAAGGGACAGCATCGCCGCCTCAAGGCCAGCCGAGAGTCCTCCGGCCTCTGCAGCGGCGCCGCTGGCGAGCAGCAACACGGCAGCGAAGGCGAGACCGAGCAGCACTCGAGTTCGCCgcggcattttttttttgttgttgctaCAAGTGTTTGTACTGCAGTGCAGTGCTTGCTGCCGGGACTGTGTAGAGCGGCTGGGAGCGCTAGGCTGGTTTTGTACTCGTGCGATCGGGTGGTTGATGTGCAGTGCGCGCGACAGCAACAGAACGCCTAACAACACACGTGAAGCTAGACGACGATGGTGTCGGCTGACGAGCCCTTTCTTGCTCTTGCATGATTAAAGAAGAACCTTTTTCCGCCGGAACCATGTGGATCTAGTTGTGGGCTTGTGGCAGTGTAGCGTACCCAGCTCTACTGTGTAACTAACGATACATTAAGTTTTCAGTTCTGTGTCGTCTAGTGTAGGCATCATACCCAGTGCAATGGTTGTTAGCATATCCATAACTCAATTAGGGTAGGTAGGCACCGCAATGGTTGCTAGCAAATTTACAACTCAGTTTTTCTGATGATCCGTCACCATTGCATGTCTTTCTGATTGTCCAAACGCTTGGAGGTTTAGTCAATGAGCCGCTGCCCTTTGTCTTCCTCGTACCTCTACACATTGGCATGCCAAATTGGCCCTGCATTCACCCAACATTCACCGTACTATACGTCAAAGAAGACACCAAGATTAGTGACGTAAAAATAAAACACATCACTAATGTGAGATTAGTGACAGGTATAGTCCAAACGCGTCAATAATATCGTTGTCCAAGTAAGAAATGCCTCTAGCCCGGATATATTAGTGACGCGTCTTACATAACTAATGATATGTGATTTTTTATTGGAGACGGCTTTTTGTTGAAACGTGTCACTAATGTTGGAAGTAGTTAGTGACGCACTTTCTTTAGCCACATCTCTATTGTAAGCTACTCAGATCTGTGGAATGGCTGGAATAGAAAATTGATAGCAACCTGGGTCTGGACCACTGCGGCCTTTCAGCTAGCCCAAAATGCCGCACTTCCCTCTTTGGCCAACATAAAACAAGCCTAACCATTACATAAAGCTGTGCATTTAGATGCTCTCACAAGTTTTTTCCAATTAATTGCTTAATTAGTGTAATTTATACATAgacaaatataaataaatttgcTATGTTCTACTTCGTCTTTGtacataaaaaatataatatgagTTAATTATAATCCAAGATATTTGTTTTATCCTTCAGCGTTACtttctaattaaaataaatgcATCTTATAGCTCTTATCCTTTCCTTTACAACCAAAGTTCTCCGATAGATGTATGTCTTCAATGATAGCATCGTTCTTAATGTTTCTTGCGCTTTCACGATCCTAGAGTCGAGCCTTGTCCTTTAGTGTGCTCTTTTTAAAGCATTTCTTGATTGGtatattgttcttagttgtgtTTACTGTTTGTTTTGTATGGTTGCGTCCGATGAATGCTTCGAGTAGGAGTGTTGTTCGATGacttgaagatcaagagtttcAAGAGAGCAAGAGCCAGTAAGAGTAactttcgttggagaaaggtgTAACATCCTTTgtttacggaatgttatatagTGAAAATTgtggtttttcaaaaaaaatttgtgtgcAAGTGTAAATAGTTAGAAATAGTATAAGGTTGAAATCATCTTCCTTCTCAAATTCCTAgtgaaataaaaaatttaaataaaaataagGATTAATAATGCTAGTGTGATTTATTTGGAGTTGCTTGGATCTTTTTGAATCTACCTTGTTTAAAAAAAAGCTTTGAATGGTTTTTGGTTGAAATTGTGTGggttttaatttgaatttggtcattcaaattaaaattaaatcctAACAAAAACCTCAAACTAGCTTGGGCCAAAACCCTCCTAAGGATCCAGCCCAGCCTCTAAACATAACCGGCTCCAGACCTGCCACAAACCCGCGTGCGACCCGCGTCAGCCCAACCAGGTCCCCTCCTTTCTCCGCCCGCTGTCGCTGACAACCATACCCCACCTGTCGGGCACACTGTGCGCCTTTCCCCTCTGCCCCGCCTCTGCTTGGCTGCCGCCTACTCCGAACCTCACAGCCCTCACTCTGCGACAAGCGTCGCCAGCCGCCCGCATCGCCCACCTCACTCACTGCGCGCGCCCTTATCTGCGCTCGACGCCAAGGCAGCGAAACCGCCGAGCCCGAACCCTAGCGCCGTAGTCACCCAATCCCGCCTCGTGTCCCATGGCCCGGATGCCGAAATTCGCCAGCCTCTAGCCGCACCTCCAATCCTAGCGCCCCTATAAGAGCCACCAGCCACTCTGTGAACCCTAGCCGGTATGGGCCAAAAAGAAGCCTGCGCGCAACGCTTGCGCCACAGGATCGCTGCGATGGGAGAGACGCCACTGGGCCCTCTGCAAACACACAGTCGTGCAACGCGGGCAAAACGTCATTCCGACTTCCGACTTGCTACACTGCTAGAGAAAGGCACATcagtgccggtcacaggacggcttagtgccggtccctgtggccggcactaacaCTAGGAAAAAGGCCCTTAGGCACCAGTTGAAtagggccttaggtaccggtttttccaaccggtaccccgCAACCGAGACCAAAGGCTCTTGGCTTTAGCACCGGGTAactcaaccggtaccaatggcatttatttttgtcaaaaatataCATACGGTGGTGGCTGGGATTCTAACTTGTGACTTCTTGCCTCACGTGCACctttcttaccatctcacctacacatcacttgtgatgggaagagagatattttccttttgaagtaacccttggatgagccttaggtaccggttagtaacaccaaccggtacctaaggctcttaaggtaccggttggtgttaccaaccggtacctaaggctcatccgtaggtaccggttgatggtACCACCCAgtactaatgtaaaagttaccacccggtacctatggtgaGCCTTAGATAACGGTTGGTATCCATAGATTCCAtcaaccccaaaagtaccggtatgaagatgaaccggtacctatgctagcataggtaccggttcattttcataccggtacttttagaGTGGACCTTTGGCTTGTTTTCTACTAGTGTAaatagccggcactaaagtgatAGACGTTAGTGCCAGCTActttgaccggcactaacgtgcatatgttagtgccggcccgaaataccagccggcactaacgtgcccgacaTCGCCCGGCGTCTGgcagcaaggttagtgccggctggtataacTGGCCGCCACtaaacatttttttcttctttatgttttcttttcttttttgtttttatacatatggctatgcgtatttctaccgtatgtgactacgtagtcgtactctttgcattgcacagtaATATTAGGACCGCATATCAcactaatattatatatatattcgtcatgtatggaacacttcggagttcaaaagtacttgagatattacaaattattaagcatcaactataataacgtatcagcttcctcgtcgtcggatcttctttgGCAACGCTTGtcggagatcgccatgaaattcgcctttaggatttatgacttcatcgagcaagaatccgcatatagcttcttgaattgccctgacccgagccatttcaatgagttcttctttcatccaccaacGCTGTCATATTTTTCGATtaaaacatgagaataaaaaataattaattaaaataatgagcagatgtgattgtggtcacgtacattgaatgcctccactatcatttgccctttttgacttgcaaaagagttgatccactcgcatacgtagtatccacataagttgtttccttggtcctgtctccaacactatggacaaatgtgggttacgatatagaatttttctgatgtttattgcgaatgacattagtagcgagagtatattcataccagaaaatcagtcacccaacgaagaggctcgatttcacctatgggcaagcctatgtgtttgcgGAGGTAGTGGCTCCATGCAGTATTTATCACCTCGATGagatcttggtactttgatttatcttgccttaatgagtcgtacaccaagaccttgtgctcctcaatccgaatacaaagcaatatccaatgaaagttgtgcatatacatacgcataaccaattaatattgattataatagttattaaatagtattattaatatgaagggattgaaaaaaaggGTAACGATGAACGACTCACTGATGattgtatggcaagagaatgaagagacacatgctattcttacgcaaccccctgtatataacattCACTATGTCTTCAGGCTTTTGCGCTACCGATTGctcgtgtataatatcggggtcgaagaacccgacgttatggaagttcttctttcggcaaatttgaatttttgacctacgggacacaagaaaaacagggatcagtcaacacacaagactaaaataatgaaacgagagacaatgcttacatgcaccatacactgaTGAGAGACTTGTaaagggcatcttgatggtataaattGTAAAGTGATGtaaactcgatatatacatcatctgcccccAGCCAGAAATactcatctttaatccgagctgggtacatctctaattcattagctttagattgcacggcataccatttgtgtaactcggccattctcgttggtaggaatggtagcaactctggccatatcaaaggttcaccaagtacaaatTTTTTCTTGCCGcgggcattctgtagggcctccccaagcaattgagcccttgttagatcagtttgcaatatcatcccagccatggtcaacggatctcttgattcatcgggacattcttcacacggcactatcaacggagggatcgattgtttggactgctcttCGAGGTGGGGAACGTTCTTTGCATTAATCCACCGATTCTTGGGGTTGTtgtagcactttctgatctgccgatcataatccgactccctttctttctccttggtgggatctttaatgaagtgtgcctttgcaaccggatctatttctggcttcttgttcgcagcctccctcagtagcttgcgcttcagcaagaaggtttgaaacgattcttctacctcttcctcttctggagccttcgctttcttctttctttgctgcttatgagatggctggaccgaaggtaccgtgtatgccttctgtcgctgactctgattctattgtgcggctggtgatgatgccggaattggctcgctttgtgtggctggtgatggcggatccatgctggggtcccgtgcaagcggtggagaaggtgggccaacactaggattcctgtcagctggcgttggtgatctttgccttgagcaccgagcggaatcTGTGGCTGCTTGCAACAATCATATGTTGCgctttggccacgcgatccatgtgtgtatggcatgttgtagttctgtttcttcaggacctatagggatcgggagttccatgtcttcccagcgttcttcaataattcggtcaacaaagactctggcgaatccttcaggaatcggctggcaatgtattgtcccgccttcttcttggacttccgcataaccctcagcacaaactttgagctttttcccataaagaaccagaagctcacattgggtcctaacggtgatgtcgtcaatggggtccatcggcctgtcggcacccaaattagggtgctccatggaagcaacactgctacgacgctgagagggggggctgatctccacattggcagctggttggtccgagcgttgcccaactattgcctcaagtgacattatccggATTTCTAGGCTACGGATCTTCTCtgccactactgccttgcttctgcatcggcttcggtaggtttcgagatctccgaaaaagccatatttccatggaactacgcccacacctcgggtccgtccagtgtgttccgcattccgaagagcgtaagtcagctcgtcattctctctgttgggctggaaggttccttcttcAGTACGCCTCATTGCATCGTCGAGTCTTTGTgcagcctctcttagtacgtcgctagtcacaaacattccagtgtcggggtctagtgtgcctccatgagcacagaagtaataccttgcttgtttgggccaactcaaggtctgcggtacgattccttttgcaattaaattatttttcatcTTTCCCCATTTCGGAACACCAACCTTATAACCTCGAGGCCCAAGTCTATGGAAGTTTgtctttttgctagcattcattttgccttgaatcgaggcttccatgctgtcagcactgtgcttgtaattcacgaattcattccaccactctcgttgcttcttccagactttatcaaaatctggtgtgaggcccttgttgacaaagtttgccaccaattttttcttgaacgagccgaactgaattgccatcttcttaaatACCCATCACTTTACTTTATCAGCtttgcctgggggaaagttgaagtgcaacgacacctctttccataacaaatctttctctgaatctggcacgatatcttCAAGTCAatcagagactttatttctcttccaaagcttgtactttatggggacgctttccctaacaagatatcccaattgatttacaaatgtcgtcttaatttgaccaggggctagtggctcgccggttgcttcgtcgatctccgtgatggtcgtatatcctaccatcttcctcttggagccacgtttccgtttagacttcgtcgatcctgatgcctgaaagaatatCTAAAAATTAATACAAGTTGTCCAcgcgtgtgtatatatatattgacaaaacttttatacctcggcttcgtcgagatttttttcttcctccccattagtatcttcaccctcgtcgccatgataatgcaagtttaaaaattgggTGCCATCATTCTCGGCCCCATCAAACTCTGGAGCAATGTACTCGCTATCTTGACGAATGAGCTCGTGCATTAAGTCGTCATGGATGTCCGTACGATCCATTTCCACTACCTGaaacaataaaataaatatttactttTCTCGACGACAGAGAGCTGATGGGACAAAATTAAAGGGACAAATGGGCACAGTCTTTTGTTGATGATGTGGCCTAGAAGGCCTACACTGAATAAAGGGAGCCAAGAATTGATGGGATTTGGCAGTAAAAGGTTTGGCCTCTCCTTAGAAAACAAAGTATATTTTAGGTGCATCATAGGAAATTAGTGTTGCATATTTCCACTGAACGGGGCAGCTAAGGCATGAACGGTGAAAACCGATGGTATATGTAGGTGCGAGAAAAACTTCTTAGCGGCACACAGGTACAGACCACCTTTAAGACTCCAATTCATGTGCGAATGCTAGGATACATGTGAAATTGGAGAAAATAGTTTTTTTTGTGACTTGAATTGGAGAAAATAGTTAGGAATCTCTGTTTTTAGCAGTTAGGTACTTGTTTGCTATCAGGTACAGAGTCCAGAATGTGTGATTCCCTTCATACAACGAAACCACAGACCTGGCAAAACATATTAAAGAAAGCATTTGCATATTCTGAATAAAGAGCGTGGTAAAGAAAGTAGAATGAAAATGCACAACAGCCTAATTTCAGTTAGTAAATCCTAATTTGCAGTCTAACCAAATGGACTCGACCTGCACAATAGCCCACTCGAGCAACCTATTTATGTGGTGAAAGCAAAATTTGATTGGTTCACACTTCACAATACTCGAGCAGCTGAAATACTATGTACATAGTGAACCGGATCAACATTCAATAATCATGTACAATCAAGCCAGATAATGGCTGCACTTCGTATTACCAAATGGAAAAAAGATGAACTGCAACAGTACACCCACATTAATACATTCTGCATATACTTTAAGCTCAAGCCAACTAGTGTTCACCTCATAGGAAAATCACTGAATTTACCAAGTGAGCCCTTACACTGCTGCACTAGTAACTGATACTGGTGTCTTACAAAAAAGAAGGCAAACACTATCaagattcaagaagaagaaaactaaTAAACCTGCATTGAAGGCTATGCAGGTAGCATCAATTCAGGTGTAAGTAAAGAAAAAACAATATACTTTGTTTTCTATCTCAACATCTTCTCAGTTCTGAAGGATTCAGGTTCTCTGTGAGTAACTGCTGGGCTGCTAGCTATCGAGAGGAAACAAGATTATTTCATAACACGAAATTATTTCATATGGCAGTTGGATTAATTTCAAAACCTCGAAACACGAGTTCCCAATTTACATACCATCTACTGGCATCACTCACAATTGACTTTAGATTTAGGTCCATTGGTGCTATGTGAATGTGAGTATACATTCCATTGCTGCAGGTAATATAACAATGGAACTGAATGGGCATAATCATTTCATTTTCATATATGCATGAAAAGTGCTTGCAAATTCAGTGATTAATATATATATGGAACTGAATTGTCTTAGCATTATGGACTAAATTCATGTTTAGCAAAGGGAATGGCaacaaacatataaatacatgtGATTGTGCTTCTTAGTAGCACCGTTTCTTCTTAGTTGCCTTGCTATGCTACTGACCTAAAGATCATATGATAAGCTGATGAAGACAATCCTAAGTTTCTTGATTGAACCTTGGTGGGAATATAGGAAAATTCAGATGAACCTTGGCCGGGACGTCGACGGGGACGAggaggggcggcagcgcggaccgggcgcggcgaggacgacgacgaggcatgGCGGCGCGGACTGGACGAGGTCGAGGAGGCGCGCGGCCGCAGGGcctggacgacgacgaggtgcgcggcggcgcgggcccaaGGATGGCGAAGTCGAGGCGGCGCGTGGGCAGCTGGCCGGCCGGGCACGGTGACAACGAGCTCGGGGCGCCGGCCGGGGCAGAGCGTCGGGGCGGCCGCCGGAGACAaggcgcaggcgcggcgggGGACGCAAGGACGACCTCGAGGAGccggggcggcgggggcaggcGTCACGTCGGGAGGCCGCCGGGGACGAGGCGCCGGGACGGCAGAcgaccggggcgg containing:
- the LOC120666154 gene encoding uncharacterized protein LOC120666154, yielding MPRRTRVLLGLAFAAVLLLASGAAAEAGGLSAGLEAAMLSLHVLRRVEDDASSSVLEGEEEAAYPRRRALYSGGYIDYGALAASKAACYGPCPARGQACSNGCQAIYQCRG